Within Sebastes fasciatus isolate fSebFas1 chromosome 19, fSebFas1.pri, whole genome shotgun sequence, the genomic segment GTTAGTTTgaactacaatataatatacaattaaCTACTTTAGtctagtggttcccaacctaagGGTCGGGCCCCTCCAAGGGGTCACTAGATAAGTCTTAGGGGTCCTGAGATGATTAttgggagagaagaagaagttctgatgcacaaattagttttaatttgTTGGACGTTTCTCTAATTTTGTGCCTTTTTGTTAAATACtttgttatttaaatgaaaccatttgggaagtttagaggggaaatgTCTCTGATTAACTCTTAACAGAGCAAAGGGCCCCAACAAAAGCAAAAAGGTTTGAAGCCACTGTATTTTATAAACttacattatatattttttttatgttaaatcgtaatctgaaaagtaactactCACTGtagcaaataaaatgtataatatttcttatttataagtataaagtaacagaaacgtaaagtacaagtacttaaagggccagtgtgtagcattttgtgggatcattttgtgttttcattagtgtataatcatttgaaaatgagaatcattagcttagaatgagccatttatatctcctcttcatggagtctgccatgtttctacagtatcccagaacagacaaaccaaacactggctctagtgagAGTCTTTTTatcgttacctgaaggccactagTTCTCCGGCagacttgtgaaactgcggtaacgtgagccacagagtgtaaaaccgtggtaccgccagctgccgtctgacttccgttgctcctacgGTAGTcttattatgataataataatgatcaaggcgaacggcgttataacggttttgcactcggcggctcacattaccgcagtcttggaaagggaggtgTGAGCGAagaggtactcagttggttgcaatctgcaaccacatcactagatgctgccaaatcctacacactgtccctttaactacAGTACTTGAAATGTACTTTCCACCGCCGTAAAACCCGTTTTTACCATCCTTGTTGTTTTAATGAGTCATATATGAAAACTTTATCTATGAACATCAGCATAGAGAGTTCAGATATACTTACAGACGCCTGCAGGTCATCAGTCTTGCCGATCAGATCATCTAATCTGTCGCCCCTTTCCAGCACTTTGCTGATGTTGTCTTTCAGGATGACTTTAACCTCGTTGACCTGGCCTTGCACCGAGTCGAGTTTAGACGCCGACGAGCCAGCGGCCGGAGGCTGAGATCGTGGGTCAGCCTGAGAAAGATGGGGGGGGAAAATTGTTTGATTTTTAGTGACATCAATCACAAACCCCACATCTTACAACCACAGAAACCACACTGGAAGTCAAACATAGGAGCAACAACCGCTGTAGTCGCAGTTATTAACTGACCAGACCTCACTTCCTGGGTGCTATAAAGTGAGTCCGCTTAACTGCGGCCTGTGTGACTGTCACATGAAAACCTCCTGTGGTGGTTAAGTGCAACATGGACAGACCAATGGAGAATGATTTTTAGATAAAACAATCGGtgatatctttaaaaaaatacaattaactAAACTTCCTTGTATAAAAAGTACACCACTTACCATAACAGCAGCTCTGTTTCTCAGTCACAACCAACAAAACAACTCATAAAGGCCTCCACAAAAGTCCTGTTATCCAAGTCCTGCCAGTATAATAAACAAACGCTGCCGATCTGTGTGCTTCTTGTGACTGCATGAGTCACACAGTAAGAGCTGAACAAATGTCTGCTGAAGGTTGCACCTCTCCCGTGTTACTCATTAACTACCTGTTGCCTCAATCATAGTCTCATTGGCTCAACAGGAGCCAGTCACTGTTGCTGCGAAGACCTCAAGTCGGAACATGAACTCAATGCAGCACTTTCATTTCCTGCTTTTCATGAACTCTTGTTACCACACATTCACCAACGATTTTAGACTTTAAATAACACAATTCAAGTTTAAAACATATGTTAGTCCCGATTGTTCTATTTAGATTTACATACCATGAGCTGTCAGAGCAACAGACGCAGGCCAGTGTTGTTGAGCTGATATGTCCGGGCAAAGGGCTCTTGTTTTTTCACCAGAGAGATATTTGCAAGACAATAAAAGGGTGAAGTCACTCTGTTGCTACACTTCATTTCCTCATCCTGTGTTGTGCAGCTTGTTATTTCAGCAAACAGGGATGGTTCATGAATGCAAATATGCTTCATCTGTGTTGTCTTACAGCACGAGTTAAGCActcagtttaaaaaataaacagtacCTCCACTCTTTAAAAATAATACTAGATTAGTTATGTACACAAAGCAAGTTTATGTATGTAACACATACAGGCAGCATACATAATTTcgtttaaaaaaagacacagaTGAGAAATAAAAGTGCATAAAACTTGTTTTTTCACAAATAAGTTAAAAAAAGGAAGCAGGTAGGAAGaataaaagagaataaaataaacaaaaggtttaaaatgcaataaataataataaaaaggcaaAATAAAAGAGCAATTTCAGTCAAAAGGCAgtgtataaagtataaagtataaagagaaatataataaatattatttttattgttatatatgAGAAATCAACAGACGCACAtaaacaaagtagtaaaataaaaacctaaatgtgtattttggatgtttcttTCCACAGAAGACTGAAGAAAAATAGCCCCCAAATCTCACAATTGAccaatgcatgaaaaaaaaacaacgtttttGCTTGTAGAGTCTCGCCTCTGATTCCAAGTAATTCCGTGCGACATCCTTCTTCGCCACTTTTTGTTCCACTACTTCTGCTTTTTCCTCTCGTGCATTGCAACAACCAACATGTGTGAACAGAGTGCATCATCAGAAGGGAAGTAGAGAGATcagagtggaggaggaagaggaataaCTAGCATGTGTAGTCATATAATAGCAGTGATTAAACCATAAAAtctatgtaaaatcttaatctaaaAAGCAACCAGTCTCCGTCAGATAAATGTCGTGGagtggaagtataaagtaacataaaatggaaatactcaagtgaagtacaagtaccttaagATTGTACAGAACTGGAGTAAATGTACATAGTTTAATAGTTCATTTGCACCATTGATATTATTTTATGATCACCATTTTCCTGTGTATTTGTTACTGGAAGACGTCTTATCTGATGTCTGATACATAGTGGTGATgtaagtatactgtatatgtttgagcccaaagtgacacctTCACATGACCAACAGCCCAAACCACCAAATTATTATcaatttgtttattcatttttattttatttgtttaattatttatttatttattattattattattattattattactaataataataataataaaaataataaataataataatagtaatactattattataattaataattataatattaataataatagtaatactattattataattattaataataataataataataataataaaaataataattttacataaaaaaatgacatcaaaatgaTTACCAATTTTATAttctgtcaattgattaatcgactaatagTTTCAGGTTcgtgtgttttgtgtgcatgAATCTTCATTCGTAAAGTAACTGGTATAAATTAGTGGAATAGAAGTAGAAAGGGACATGAGAAGGAAATACTGAAGTAAAGTATCTCAAATTTGTACTGAATTACAGTATAATTAATGTACTATACATTCCACTACtgcttgtatttttttaaaacaaacgATAGAACTGACAGTAGAACTAGAGTGCAATACACTGCACGATGTTCTGCTCTGTATTTGACATCATAATGGAACACGTATTAATTTACTGAACCACAGAACTCCTGGTTCATATCCACACCAGTCATTTGAGAGGTAAGACAtgatttagacttttttttacttgattttttatatttaatagaaCTGTATTGTGTTGGGGAAAGAGTACATTTACTTTACCCACATTTTTCTGTCAAGtaaatgacttttttcattagTTATATTCCAAATATCAGTACAGTAAGATGTGTTGTAATCAGGAGATGCAAATAAACGTATCTTTGCACAAAACAATTTCAAATAGTAAATGTTGCTTTAGTTGTTGTCTGAATTGCATGTGCACAAAAGTGTAGTGTTTCTTAGCACTTGAAGAAACTTCGTGCAGCGTGAATTAGAGATTATTGCACAGACATTTGAATAAATATGACTCCTAAATCCACTTTTtaagctgtgtgtgtggttttctgaTCTCTTGTGCGACACGTTGGGTCTCTGTAAATTATAGAGTATACgctctagacctgctctatatgaaaagtgtcttgagataacttctgttatgatttgacgctatataaatacattgaaTTGAAAACTGAAATTGAATTACTTTCATTGTAGTTTTGagactctttttttattcttactACTAGTAGACATATTgacattactattattattattattattattattataactttaCTTTTAGCAGCCATAATGTGTCAATCAATATATGTGCGTCTTACAGACGTTAATACTTAATTTATTAATGTGAAATTAAATCATAGTCTAAAGTCTCGAGTTTTGAAGTGATATTTTTGACAGACCTTTAACATTTTTGTTCATGCCGAGtaaccagagaaatatttctcAGTTAATTTTGGTTGAGTTAGAAAATTAAGTTAAGTTAGAAAGAATTTGCTGCTTGAAAAAATATTCAGATTATCAGTTAAATAATTGCTGTGTCTGTTTGCAGTTTTTCCAGCGTCAGAGAGTCATTGAGACAATGTTCTTTCGAAAGCACAAATCCTCTGTACAACCAGGGGCTCCAGTAGAGATGTGCTCTTCTCAGAAGACGCGCAAACGAAGGGGTGAGAGACCTTCGTCTCGTGGAGACACCAAACCTTCGACCACCACGAAGGACCGAAGACCAATGGGTGAGAGCCGTTGGTCTTTCGCAAACACCGTTGCTTCCACCACCAGGAAGTACCCGAAGCAAAGGTCTGTGAGACCTTTGTCTTGTGGAGACACCGACCAGATGTACTCCCTAAGGGGTGAGAGCCCTTCGTCTTCCTCCACCGAAGATAACATGCCTTGTTTCTCAAGGAGGCAGCATGGAAGAAGGGGTGAGAGCCCTTCTCCACCTTCTTCTGAAGGCAGCAAGCACTCTGCTGGAAGGAGGCAGTATGGACAAAGGGGTGAGAACTCTTCTCCATCTGCACTCCAAAAGGTGATCTTTCAGCCACCTCCAGAAATCCTCCCTGAATCCTATATTGAAAgacctctctctgctctggacAAGGAccaagaaagagaggaggaggagttggcATTCAGAAGAAGAGCCGAGGGAGTTAATTTTGCCTGGGGACTGACCACAAAGTCCAGAGAAAAATGGGCAAGAAAAAAAGTGGAGAAGTTGGAAAGAGCGAAGGAGCAATACCTTCAGAAAAGGATAGAAAAGGCAAGGAATAAGGTGATAACAAAAGAGGAGAAGGCTCagagaaaaatagagaaaaaggaGGAGACACAGCAACGcaagctggagagagagagacgattACAGGAggcagaagagaaagaaaaacaggagcTGGCTGGGAGAAAGAGGTGGAAGATAAACAAGAGAATCTCCATTATCTggggaagaaaaaagaaagacccagcaataaaggagagagaaagacagaagaaggaggagagagagagatgcaagatggagaagaaagagagagacagacaggtgaatgaGGAGATAAAAAGATGGCATAGTGTGgccaaagagaagagagagaaacggaTGAGGgggaaaatggagagaaaaagacagaggaaggaggagagggagaaggagagacaaaagaaagagaagatgcAGAGGGAAAGACAGATAAGGAAGATGAAGGAGGAATGGAAGTtgaggaaagagagacagaaggcaGCTGAAAGACAGctgaaggaggagaaaaagagacagaagagggagagaggtacACACAAGGTggtcaagaagaagaagggaaaagaaaagaagagaagagaaaaggagtGGAAGACTGAGAGTGATAAAGTGAAGGATAGTTGGCTTTCCAGTCTGCAGATGTGGTGGCATGGTATCGAGAGAGACCATCTCGATGCCCTCCACAGATACAACGTTGTGAAAGAGCAGAACCTACGTCGTGGTGAGAAAGTCAactcacattattacacataaaaTGCCATAAAAGTATGCATTGCCTCCTAAAGATACACAGACAGTAAGAGTACCAATatgcaatgtaaaaatactccataaGCTACAAATAAAAGTCCTACCAAAGTAAAATTATCAACAAAAGTTAcggaaagtaaaagtactcgtttgCAGCCCTGATGTAATGTATTATAGTAAATTACAGTAAATTGGTTCAAATAGAAGATGTGCAGATGTACAACTGGACTCCAGAGTTAACCTTTCGTTTGCTGTTGGTTTCAGGTAACCTCAAACCACAGGCGTACGACATAAACAAGCTGCTCATAGAAAGAAGGAATCTGGAAATAGACCAACGCCGACTAGTCTGGAACGTGAAGAggctggaggaggaaaaaagactgaggagacagaggacgttAAGGAAGATGGGCATATTCACAATAGATGACTTGCCCATACGTCCTCTTGTACAGTGACATTCTCACAGGTTAGCTGATACTAAGCTTAGCTATTTGCTAATCTGAGTCCAGCTGCATACTTAACGCACTTCACGTCTTCATATCTAACTCTTTgaaagaaagcgaataagcgtatttATCCAAAATGTCTAACTGAAAAACTTCCTGTTTCTACCAGAACCTCCTCACTCTCTCATGAACCTCCTCTCAAACATTAACTCAAGCCTTCCTCCAACGCTGGTATCCACCACCAGTTTCTCTCACCAAAAACCTCTCCTTCATGCCTTCAACCTCCTTCAGCGTATACAACAAGTCTCCACTGCCTCAAACATGCATGACTCTCTACATCCCTCATCCTGTAAGTATGACAATGCCTCCTGTGTAAAATGTCTCTGGATCCCAGCATCCTCGAGCTGCAGTTCTCCTTGCCTTCTGACACCTTGACAAAACTCCTCTCCAATTGCCTTTCTAAAGGCAAGAAAACTCCTGTCTTGTTAATCTATtgctccatccatccctccatcctgtcACTACATTGAAGCCTCCTCTGAGAAATGTTGATTATGCACTGACTATACTCTCCATTGGTCAGGAGTTCATCTCTAAGCTCAACATTCGACTCCTCCTCAAACTGTTGGTAACCTCCAGCCACAACCCCAGCTTTGACTTCTGCAACCACAGAAGCAACAGTCCTTCTGGTACGCTGGTGGTCAGGAGTTCATCTCTAAGCtcaacatcctcctcctcctcctgaagtaTTCTGAGTGACCGgagcctcctccagctcctcctcaacCCAAGCCAAAGCTCCTCTCCTTCCGGCCCGATCAAAACCAAACTCTCCTCGGGCTTGTTTTCAAAAACCAAATACATTTAAGTCTCTCCTTGTGAAAAGATTCCCTGCATCATCACTGTGAGCATGAACATGCAGGATGAGACATTTGCCATGTTGACCATTAGTCAACTGCCATGCTGTCCAGACACTCCAGATGGCTTACCGGTGTTGGACAACATCATGACCTTGACGACAAGACGGACAAAGCTTCACCACGAGCTCCTCAAGGTCCAACttgttaaattgttttattgttttattgtttctgtGCGGACCCCAGGAAGATTAGCGACCACTCTGTGGAAGATAACAGGGATCCAAATACAGAATAAATTGCTTTATTCCTCCCTCCTGTCAGTATGTTGAAGGTTCCTCTGAGAAATAGTAACACTTTACTGGTTTAAATGTCCTTTCCACCACCTGATTATATCTGATTTCACTGTCAGTAGTTCTTCTCCTCTGCTAAGATCAGCCTGGAAAAAGCCCTGCCTCCCACTGCTGATGGTTTATAATGATAACATACATAATAGCCTTCCCTAGATAAAGCAGGCCAGTgctgaattacatttttatgcaaaaataataataatttaaatggcAGAGGATTATATCTGTGTTGAGATCAGCCTGAACAAATTCCTATCCTTTTTTCTCTTGCcgacataaataaaaataataaaataaataataagataaAACTCTGCTCAGGTTTAGATAAGATAGAATATACCTGAAAAGAATATTttaaacaaagcaaaaatactttattattattattaatattaataataataataataataataatacaaaataataataataaaataaaactctgCTTGGGTTTAGATCAGATAGGATATacctgaaaataatattttaaacaaAGCCAagataatttattattattattattattattattattattattattattattattattaataataataataataataataataataataatacaaaataataataataagataaaaCTCTGCTTGGGTTTAGATCAGACAGGATATAcctgaaaaaaatgcaaaagtacttaaaacaaataaagataataaaataaataataagataaAACTGCTCAGGTTTAGAAGgaacataaaattaaaacactcaagtaaagtacaagcacCTCAGAATTGTACTTAAGCTTAAACAGGTCAATAAATACCTTGATAGTACTTTGTTAGTGCTACTTGATGTACTTCCCTAATAAAGAGGATCTGGCCATGAGTCATACTAACTGAACATTGGGAGTGTGCTGCACTTTGGTGAATGCTTGCCAAATACTAAAGAAACACTGTAAACATATGATCGCTTGAAGtcaaatagaaatatataaattaatgttCTATTACCTTAAATAATCAAGACCAATAGTGAAGACAATCTCTGCAGTATGTGAGTATGAAAGTGCAGTATGCA encodes:
- the LOC141756966 gene encoding vesicle-associated membrane protein 8 isoform X1 — translated: MADPRSQPPAAGSSASKLDSVQGQVNEVKVILKDNISKVLERGDRLDDLIGKTDDLQASADSFQRTSTRVARKYWWKNIKLMIIIGVIVLIIVILIILFATKVI
- the LOC141757827 gene encoding uncharacterized protein LOC141757827 — encoded protein: MGESRWSFANTVASTTRKYPKQRSVRPLSCGDTDQMYSLRGESPSSSSTEDNMPCFSRRQHGRRGESPSPPSSEGSKHSAGRRQYGQRGENSSPSALQKVIFQPPPEILPESYIERPLSALDKDQEREEEELAFRRRAEGVNFAWGLTTKSREKWARKKVEKLERAKEQYLQKRIEKARNKVITKEEKAQRKIEKKEETQQRKLERERRLQEAEEKEKQELAGRKRWKINKRISIIWGRKKKDPAIKERERQKKEERERCKMEKKERDRQVNEEIKRWHSVAKEKREKRMRGKMERKRQRKEEREKERQKKEKMQRERQIRKMKEEWKLRKERQKAAERQLKEEKKRQKRERGTHKVVKKKKGKEKKRREKEWKTESDKVKDSWLSSLQMWWHGIERDHLDALHRYNVVKEQNLRRGNLKPQAYDINKLLIERRNLEIDQRRLVWNVKRLEEEKRLRRQRTLRKMGIFTIDDLPIRPLVQ